Proteins from a single region of Streptomyces sp. Tu 3180:
- a CDS encoding Lrp/AsnC family transcriptional regulator translates to MAIDHLDGRIIVLLAREPRIGVLEMSRRLGVARGTVQARLDRLQSNGVIRGFGPQVEPAALGYPVTAFATLQIRQGQGADVRAHLATVPEVLELHTTTGTGDMLCRLVARSNADLQRVIDRVVGFDGIVRASTAIVMENPVPLRIIPLVEQAALGE, encoded by the coding sequence ATGGCGATCGATCACCTGGACGGCCGGATCATCGTGCTGCTGGCGCGCGAACCGCGGATCGGCGTGCTGGAGATGTCCCGCCGGCTGGGGGTGGCGCGCGGGACCGTGCAGGCCCGGCTGGACCGCCTTCAGTCGAACGGAGTCATCCGCGGATTCGGTCCCCAGGTGGAGCCGGCGGCGCTCGGCTACCCGGTCACGGCGTTCGCCACGCTGCAGATCCGGCAGGGCCAAGGAGCCGACGTGCGGGCCCACTTGGCGACCGTGCCGGAGGTGCTGGAGCTGCACACCACCACCGGCACCGGGGACATGCTGTGCCGGCTGGTGGCCCGCTCCAACGCCGATCTCCAGCGGGTGATCGACCGCGTCGTCGGTTTTGATGGCATCGTCCGGGCCTCCACGGCGATCGTCATGGAGAACCCCGTCCCGCTGCGGATCATCCCGCTGGTGGAGCAGGCGGCGCTCGGCGAGTGA
- the hppD gene encoding 4-hydroxyphenylpyruvate dioxygenase, producing the protein MTQTTHHTPETTARQADPFPVKGMDAVVFAVGNAKQAAHYYSTAFGMRLVAYSGPENGSRETASYVLESGSARFVLTSVVKPSTEWGTFLADHVAAHGDGVIDLAIEVPDARAAYAYAVEHGARSVAEPYELKDEHGTVVLAAIATYGKTRHTLVERTGYDGPYLPGYVAADPIVEPPAQRSFQAVDHCVGNVELGRMNEWVEFYNKVMGFTNMKEFVGDDIATEYSALMSKVVADGTLKVKFPINEPAIAKKKSQIDEYLEFYGGAGVQHIALNTNDIVQTVRQMRAAGVQFLDTPDSYYDTLGEWVGDTRVPVETLRELKILADRDEDGYLLQIFTKPVQDRPTVFFELIERHGSMGFGKGNFKALFEAIEREQAKRGNL; encoded by the coding sequence ATGACGCAGACCACACACCACACTCCCGAGACCACCGCCCGGCAGGCCGACCCCTTCCCGGTCAAGGGAATGGACGCGGTCGTCTTCGCCGTGGGCAACGCCAAGCAGGCGGCGCACTACTACTCCACCGCCTTCGGCATGAGGCTGGTCGCCTACTCCGGACCGGAGAACGGCAGCCGTGAGACCGCGAGCTACGTCCTCGAGAGCGGCTCGGCCCGCTTCGTCCTCACCTCGGTGGTCAAGCCGTCCACCGAGTGGGGCACCTTCCTCGCCGACCACGTGGCCGCGCACGGCGACGGCGTGATCGACCTGGCCATCGAGGTGCCGGACGCGCGCGCCGCGTACGCCTACGCCGTCGAGCACGGCGCCCGTTCGGTCGCCGAGCCGTACGAGCTCAAGGACGAGCACGGCACCGTCGTGCTGGCCGCGATCGCCACCTACGGCAAGACCCGCCACACCCTGGTCGAGCGCACCGGCTACGACGGCCCCTACCTGCCCGGGTACGTCGCCGCCGACCCGATCGTCGAGCCGCCGGCCCAGCGCTCCTTCCAGGCCGTCGACCACTGCGTCGGCAACGTCGAGCTCGGCCGGATGAACGAGTGGGTCGAGTTCTACAACAAGGTCATGGGCTTCACGAACATGAAGGAGTTCGTGGGCGACGACATCGCCACCGAGTACAGCGCGCTGATGTCGAAGGTCGTGGCCGACGGCACGCTCAAGGTCAAGTTCCCGATCAACGAGCCCGCCATCGCCAAGAAGAAGTCCCAGATCGACGAGTACCTGGAGTTCTACGGCGGCGCCGGCGTCCAGCACATCGCGCTCAACACCAACGACATCGTCCAGACGGTCCGCCAGATGCGCGCGGCCGGCGTGCAGTTCCTGGACACCCCGGACTCGTACTACGACACCCTCGGCGAGTGGGTCGGCGACACCCGGGTGCCGGTCGAGACCCTGCGCGAGCTGAAGATCCTCGCCGACCGCGACGAGGACGGGTACCTGCTGCAGATCTTCACCAAGCCGGTCCAGGACCGCCCGACCGTGTTCTTCGAACTCATCGAGCGGCACGGCTCGATGGGCTTCGGCAAGGGCAACTTCAAGGCCCTGTTCGAGGCGATCGAGCGCGAGCAGGCCAAGCGCGGCAACCTGTGA
- a CDS encoding betaine/proline/choline family ABC transporter ATP-binding protein (Members of the family are the ATP-binding subunit of ABC transporters for substrates such as betaine, L-proline or other amino acids, choline, carnitine, etc. The substrate specificity is best determined from the substrate-binding subunit, rather than this subunit, as it interacts with the permease subunit and not with substrate directly.) — MPEPPGTASRPSRPSAAGATIELEGLTKRYPGSAQPAVEDVSMEIGAGETVIFVGPSGCGKSTTLKMINRLIEPTSGRILIDGRDVTHMDPVRLRREIGYAIQASGLFPHMTVAQNIALVPRMLRWPAGRVRARVEEMLDLVGLDPGEFHDRYPRRLSGGQQQRVGVARALAADPPVLLMDEPFGAVDPITRDHLQDELIRLQRELHKTIVFVTHDFDEAIKLGDRIAVLRERSHIAQFDTPEAILTNPADDFVSGFVGAGAALKRLNLTRVRDVGITGCPTASVDDPVQHLLGLLRAGDTDEVLLLDRQGRPCKWLRRGDLMRCGGSPARAGTPVHVTVTRDATLRDALEAVLTDSAGRVAVTGRRGAYEGVVDVETLMNSVHELLEADRLEAMEARSGLEGLRADRTHAGQEGSGGEAKP, encoded by the coding sequence GTGCCTGAGCCACCCGGGACGGCGTCCCGGCCGTCCCGCCCCTCCGCCGCCGGGGCGACCATCGAGCTGGAGGGCCTGACCAAGCGGTACCCGGGCAGCGCGCAGCCGGCCGTCGAGGACGTCAGCATGGAGATCGGCGCGGGCGAGACGGTGATCTTCGTCGGCCCGTCCGGCTGCGGGAAGTCCACCACGCTGAAGATGATCAACCGGCTGATCGAGCCGACCTCCGGCCGGATCCTCATCGACGGCCGGGACGTCACCCACATGGACCCGGTGCGGCTGCGCCGCGAGATCGGCTACGCGATCCAGGCGAGCGGGCTGTTCCCGCACATGACCGTGGCGCAGAACATCGCGCTGGTGCCGAGGATGCTGCGCTGGCCGGCGGGCCGGGTGCGGGCGCGGGTGGAGGAGATGCTGGACCTGGTCGGTCTGGACCCCGGCGAGTTCCACGACCGCTATCCGCGCCGGCTCTCCGGCGGCCAGCAGCAGCGGGTGGGCGTGGCGCGGGCGCTGGCGGCGGATCCGCCGGTGCTGCTGATGGACGAGCCGTTCGGGGCGGTGGACCCGATCACCCGCGACCACCTCCAGGACGAGCTGATCCGGCTGCAGCGCGAGCTGCACAAGACGATCGTCTTCGTCACCCACGACTTCGACGAGGCGATCAAGCTGGGCGACCGGATCGCGGTGCTGCGCGAGCGCTCGCACATCGCCCAGTTCGACACCCCGGAGGCGATCCTCACCAACCCGGCGGACGACTTCGTCTCGGGTTTCGTCGGCGCGGGCGCGGCGCTGAAGCGGCTCAACCTCACCCGGGTGCGGGACGTGGGGATCACCGGCTGCCCGACGGCGTCCGTGGACGACCCGGTCCAGCACCTCCTCGGCCTGCTGCGGGCCGGCGACACCGACGAGGTCCTGCTGCTCGACCGGCAGGGCCGCCCCTGCAAGTGGCTCAGGCGCGGCGACCTGATGCGGTGCGGGGGCTCGCCGGCCCGCGCGGGCACGCCGGTGCACGTCACGGTGACCCGGGACGCGACCCTGCGGGACGCGCTGGAGGCGGTGCTCACCGACAGCGCGGGGCGGGTGGCGGTCACCGGGCGGCGCGGCGCGTACGAGGGCGTCGTCGACGTGGAGACGCTGATGAACTCCGTGCACGAGCTGCTGGAGGCCGACCGGCTGGAGGCGATGGAGGCGCGGTCCGGGCTGGAGGGGCTGCGGGCCGACCGGACGCACGCCGGGCAGGAGGGCTCCGGAGGGGAGGCGAAGCCGTGA
- a CDS encoding glycine betaine ABC transporter substrate-binding protein, whose protein sequence is MLAGLLLAGVASACGLTSGSPMVDDVEPGSIGRGRPLEGAELTVTSKEFTEQLVLGAIMGIAFQAAGAEVVDRTGIQGSVGSREAVVKGEADAGYEYTGTAWITYQGNSTPIPDPREQWLAVREADRGNGVTWLEPSELNNTYALAMNRSHHEKYGTDTLSEVAALAKSDPGAVTLCVEGEFANRADGLPGMENAYGMDVPARNVTQMDTGIIYTQTAKGACTYGEVFTTDGRIDSMDLVVMEDDERFFPNYNAAPTVNSDTLEEWPAIAGVLAPVTARLDNDVARRLNAKVDVDGQDPHQVALDWMVEEGFVKEG, encoded by the coding sequence CTGCTCGCCGGGCTGCTGCTGGCGGGGGTCGCCTCCGCCTGCGGGCTGACCAGCGGCTCCCCCATGGTCGACGACGTGGAGCCGGGCTCGATCGGGAGGGGCAGGCCCCTGGAGGGCGCGGAGCTCACCGTCACCTCCAAGGAGTTCACCGAGCAGCTCGTCCTCGGCGCGATCATGGGCATCGCCTTCCAGGCGGCCGGCGCGGAGGTCGTCGACCGCACCGGCATCCAGGGCTCGGTCGGCTCCCGGGAGGCGGTGGTCAAGGGGGAGGCGGACGCCGGGTACGAGTACACGGGCACCGCCTGGATCACCTACCAGGGCAACAGCACGCCCATCCCCGACCCGCGCGAGCAGTGGCTGGCGGTGCGCGAGGCCGACCGGGGGAACGGCGTGACCTGGCTGGAGCCGTCGGAGCTGAACAACACCTACGCCCTGGCCATGAACCGGTCCCACCACGAGAAGTACGGCACGGACACCCTGTCCGAGGTGGCGGCGCTGGCGAAGTCCGACCCGGGCGCGGTGACGCTGTGCGTGGAGGGCGAGTTCGCCAACCGGGCGGACGGGCTGCCGGGCATGGAGAACGCCTACGGCATGGACGTCCCGGCGCGCAACGTCACGCAGATGGACACCGGGATCATCTACACCCAGACGGCGAAGGGCGCCTGCACCTACGGCGAGGTCTTCACCACCGACGGCCGCATCGACTCCATGGACCTGGTGGTGATGGAGGACGACGAGAGGTTCTTCCCCAACTACAACGCGGCGCCGACGGTCAACAGCGACACCCTGGAGGAGTGGCCGGCCATCGCCGGGGTGCTCGCGCCGGTCACCGCGCGGCTGGACAACGACGTGGCGCGGAGGCTGAACGCGAAGGTGGACGTGGACGGGCAGGACCCGCACCAGGTGGCGCTGGACTGGATGGTGGAGGAGGGGTTCGTGAAGGAGGGGTAG
- a CDS encoding helix-turn-helix domain-containing protein produces the protein MQIHKDPGGTWEWASALPDARLSPGVIRYRGYRLALGLPRQRLEVPADAVTLVINFDGELRLTDVRDPGTATTHRFLTCGLRTSATLGEHDGSLYGVEVVLTPWAAFTLLGVAMQECSETVVDASELLGRRVDELAESLASRSRWEERFELLDITLTRWAAGGPACPPRIVWAWDQLARTSGRTRIQDVAEGSGWGRRQFEYRFRRHIGVPAKSAARIMRLQRALRLLSEGRAPVEAATASGFFDQAHLTREVTTMTGRPPTRLLAARRRAAPGPGARDRLDGRITSVLVPR, from the coding sequence ATGCAGATCCACAAGGATCCCGGCGGGACGTGGGAATGGGCGTCGGCCCTGCCCGATGCGCGGCTGTCTCCGGGCGTGATCCGGTACCGGGGATACCGGCTGGCTCTGGGCCTGCCACGCCAGCGCCTGGAGGTGCCCGCGGATGCGGTCACGCTCGTGATCAACTTCGATGGGGAGCTGCGGCTGACCGACGTGCGCGATCCCGGCACCGCGACCACGCACCGCTTCCTGACCTGCGGGCTGCGGACGTCGGCCACGCTGGGCGAGCACGACGGGAGCCTGTACGGCGTGGAGGTCGTCCTCACCCCGTGGGCGGCCTTCACCCTGCTCGGCGTGGCCATGCAGGAGTGCTCGGAGACGGTCGTCGACGCCAGTGAGCTGCTCGGCCGCCGCGTCGATGAGCTCGCCGAGTCCCTGGCGTCCCGTTCCCGCTGGGAGGAGCGCTTCGAGCTGCTCGACATCACGCTGACGCGGTGGGCGGCCGGCGGCCCCGCCTGCCCGCCGCGGATCGTCTGGGCGTGGGACCAGCTCGCCCGGACGTCCGGCAGGACGCGCATCCAGGACGTGGCCGAGGGCAGCGGCTGGGGGCGGCGGCAGTTCGAGTACCGGTTCCGCCGGCACATCGGCGTGCCGGCCAAGTCCGCGGCGCGCATCATGCGGCTCCAGCGGGCGCTGCGGCTGCTGAGCGAGGGGCGGGCACCGGTCGAGGCGGCGACGGCGTCCGGCTTCTTCGACCAGGCGCACCTCACGCGCGAGGTCACCACGATGACCGGCCGCCCGCCGACGCGGCTGCTGGCCGCCCGTCGTCGCGCTGCTCCCGGGCCCGGGGCGCGCGACCGCCTGGACGGACGGATCACCAGTGTCCTGGTCCCCCGCTGA
- a CDS encoding S16 family serine protease, protein MLSRLTRPQALAVCAAPVAALLATAVFAPLPFSVAQPGATADVLGEYRGTQVITVSGAPVRETSGELRMTTIEATSPDTRVGLPDVIDSWFDTDRAVMPRDSVYPSGDDLEEIEQYNRKQMEESQDEATEAALGHLGLEDEDIEVDLKLADVGGPSAGLLFSLGIVDKLDGDGSGGDLTGGRVVAGTGTIDADGTVGAVGGVPLKTQAARRDGATVFLVPEAECAEAQAELPEGLRLIPVTTLGGAIDALVALEKGTGKVPSC, encoded by the coding sequence GTGCTCTCTCGTCTCACGCGCCCCCAGGCCCTGGCCGTCTGCGCCGCCCCCGTCGCCGCCCTGCTGGCCACGGCGGTGTTCGCGCCGCTGCCGTTCTCGGTGGCACAGCCCGGGGCGACGGCGGACGTGCTCGGTGAGTACCGGGGCACGCAGGTCATCACGGTCTCGGGCGCACCGGTGCGCGAGACCAGCGGAGAGCTGCGGATGACGACCATCGAGGCGACCTCCCCGGACACCCGCGTGGGTCTCCCGGACGTGATCGACAGCTGGTTCGACACCGACCGGGCGGTCATGCCCCGCGACTCGGTCTACCCGAGCGGGGACGACCTGGAGGAGATCGAGCAGTACAACCGGAAGCAGATGGAGGAGTCCCAGGACGAGGCGACCGAGGCCGCCCTGGGCCACCTGGGCCTCGAGGACGAGGACATCGAGGTCGACCTGAAGCTCGCCGACGTCGGCGGCCCCAGCGCCGGCCTGCTGTTCTCCCTCGGCATCGTCGACAAGCTGGACGGCGACGGCAGCGGCGGCGACCTCACCGGCGGCCGGGTCGTCGCCGGCACGGGCACGATCGACGCGGACGGCACGGTCGGCGCGGTGGGCGGCGTACCGCTGAAGACCCAGGCGGCCCGGAGGGACGGCGCCACCGTCTTCCTGGTGCCCGAGGCCGAGTGCGCGGAGGCGCAGGCCGAACTTCCCGAAGGGCTGCGCCTGATCCCGGTCACCACCCTCGGGGGCGCGATCGACGCCCTGGTCGCGCTGGAGAAGGGCACCGGCAAGGTCCCGAGCTGCTAG
- a CDS encoding helix-turn-helix domain-containing protein, which yields MTAETSQTLDRGLRVLKLLADTDHGLTVTELSHKLGVNRTVIYRLLATLEQHALVRRDLGGRARVGLGVLRLGRQVHPLVREAALPALRSLAEDIGATAHLTLVDGAEALAVAVVEPSWTDYHVAYRAGFRHPLDRGAAGKAILSARQHRAEDPGYTLTHGELEAGACGAAAPLLGVTGVEGSVGVVMLADVVPERVGPRVMDAAREVAEALR from the coding sequence GTGACCGCGGAGACCTCTCAGACGCTCGACAGGGGACTGCGTGTCCTCAAGCTGCTCGCCGATACGGACCACGGGCTGACCGTCACCGAGCTTTCCCACAAACTGGGCGTGAACCGGACTGTCATATACCGGTTGCTCGCCACGCTGGAACAGCACGCCCTGGTCCGCCGCGACCTGGGCGGGCGGGCCCGGGTCGGGCTAGGTGTGCTGCGACTGGGCCGGCAGGTGCATCCGCTGGTGCGCGAGGCGGCCCTGCCGGCGCTGCGGTCGCTGGCGGAGGACATCGGCGCGACGGCGCACCTGACGCTGGTGGACGGGGCGGAGGCACTGGCGGTGGCCGTGGTGGAGCCGTCGTGGACGGACTACCACGTGGCGTACCGGGCGGGGTTCCGGCACCCGCTGGACCGGGGGGCCGCCGGCAAGGCGATCCTCTCGGCCCGGCAGCACCGGGCGGAGGACCCCGGCTACACCCTCACCCACGGCGAGCTGGAGGCCGGGGCCTGCGGCGCGGCGGCGCCGCTGCTGGGCGTCACGGGCGTCGAGGGGAGCGTCGGCGTCGTCATGCTGGCGGACGTCGTCCCGGAACGGGTCGGCCCCAGGGTCATGGACGCGGCCAGGGAGGTCGCGGAGGCGCTGCGGTGA
- a CDS encoding ABC transporter permease, with the protein MRASSGRRPEGGRGGGTALRDEGGGPPEEAAPPAGPAVRPPRVTWRKLTFMPAALIAVLLATWLWFVQADLDPLSRNALSDGRVSEALWQHIGLTVISTFLVLVIAIPLGVLLTRRALRRATPVALALANTGQATPAIGLLALLVIWLGIGRRAALIGIVAYAVLPVLSNTVAGLKANDPALLEAARGIGMSPLDVLARVELPLAVPLILAGVRTALVLNVGTATLATFGGGGGLGTLITTGITGQRMPVLVLGSVLTVALALLVDWLASLAELLLRPRGLEADA; encoded by the coding sequence GTGAGGGCCTCTTCCGGGCGGCGGCCCGAGGGCGGGCGCGGCGGGGGTACCGCCCTCCGGGACGAGGGCGGCGGGCCGCCGGAGGAGGCGGCGCCCCCCGCCGGGCCGGCCGTGCGACCGCCCCGGGTGACCTGGCGGAAGCTGACGTTCATGCCGGCGGCGCTGATCGCCGTGCTGCTGGCGACCTGGCTGTGGTTCGTGCAGGCCGACCTCGACCCGCTGTCGCGGAACGCGCTGTCGGACGGCCGGGTGTCCGAGGCGCTGTGGCAGCACATCGGGCTCACCGTGATCTCGACGTTCCTCGTGCTGGTCATCGCGATCCCGCTGGGCGTCCTGCTGACCCGCCGGGCGCTGCGCAGGGCCACTCCGGTCGCGCTGGCGCTCGCCAACACCGGCCAGGCCACCCCGGCGATCGGCCTGCTCGCGCTGCTGGTGATCTGGCTGGGCATCGGCCGCCGGGCCGCCCTGATCGGCATCGTCGCCTACGCCGTGCTGCCGGTCCTGTCCAACACCGTCGCCGGCCTGAAGGCCAACGACCCGGCGCTGCTGGAGGCGGCGCGCGGCATCGGCATGTCCCCGCTGGACGTGCTGGCCCGGGTGGAGCTGCCCCTGGCCGTGCCGCTCATCCTCGCCGGGGTGCGCACGGCGCTCGTCCTGAACGTCGGCACGGCGACGCTGGCGACCTTCGGCGGGGGCGGCGGCCTGGGCACACTGATCACCACCGGGATCACCGGCCAGCGGATGCCGGTGCTGGTGCTGGGCTCGGTCCTCACCGTCGCGCTCGCCCTGCTGGTGGACTGGCTGGCCTCCCTGGCCGAACTGCTGCTGCGGCCGAGGGGCCTGGAGGCGGACGCGTGA
- a CDS encoding FAD-linked oxidase C-terminal domain-containing protein, whose protein sequence is MIMSRIEARRDEDTVAAGPLVDRLLDGLPPAAVLTDPDVTASYAHDMASFCPAGSPAVVVLPRTVEQVQHVMRTATALRVPVVPQGARTGLSGAANATDGCIVLSLTRMDRILEVSPVDRIAVVEPGVVNAALSRAVGEHGLFYPPDPSSWETCTIGGNIGTASGGLCCVKYGVTAEYVLGLDVVLADGRLMSTGRRTAKGVAGYDLTRLFVGSEGSLGIVVRAVLALRPKPPGQLVLAAEFASGAAAGDAVCRVMAGGHVPSLLELMDRTTVRAVNDMTRMGLPESTEALLLAAFDTADPAADLAAVGALCEAAGATRVVPAEDAAESELLLQARRTSLVALEAVKGTTMIDDVCVPRSRLGELIDGVERISEKHRLTIGVVAHAGDGNTHPTVCFDAADPEESRRARESFDEIMALGLELGGTITGEHGVGVLKKEWLARELGPVGVEMQRAVKRAFDPLGILNPGKLF, encoded by the coding sequence GTGATCATGAGCCGTATCGAAGCGCGACGCGATGAAGACACGGTGGCGGCCGGCCCCCTCGTCGACCGGCTGCTCGACGGCCTGCCCCCCGCGGCCGTCCTCACCGACCCCGACGTCACGGCCTCCTACGCCCACGACATGGCGAGCTTCTGCCCGGCCGGCAGCCCCGCCGTGGTCGTCCTGCCCCGCACGGTCGAACAGGTGCAGCACGTCATGCGCACCGCCACCGCGCTGCGCGTCCCGGTCGTCCCCCAGGGCGCCCGCACCGGCCTGTCCGGCGCCGCCAACGCCACCGACGGCTGCATCGTGCTCTCCCTGACCAGGATGGACCGCATCCTGGAGGTCAGCCCGGTCGACCGGATCGCCGTCGTCGAACCCGGCGTCGTCAACGCCGCCCTCTCCCGCGCCGTCGGCGAGCACGGCCTCTTCTACCCGCCCGACCCCTCCAGCTGGGAGACGTGCACCATCGGCGGCAACATCGGCACCGCCTCGGGCGGGCTGTGCTGCGTGAAGTACGGGGTGACGGCCGAGTACGTCCTCGGACTGGACGTGGTGCTGGCCGACGGCCGCCTGATGTCCACCGGCCGCCGCACCGCCAAGGGCGTCGCCGGATACGACCTGACCCGCCTGTTCGTCGGTTCCGAGGGATCCCTCGGCATCGTCGTCCGCGCGGTCCTCGCCCTCCGGCCCAAGCCCCCCGGGCAGCTGGTGCTGGCCGCCGAGTTCGCCTCCGGCGCCGCCGCCGGCGACGCCGTGTGCCGCGTCATGGCCGGCGGACACGTCCCCTCCCTCCTCGAACTGATGGACCGCACGACGGTCAGGGCCGTCAACGACATGACCCGCATGGGCCTCCCGGAGTCCACCGAGGCCCTGCTGCTCGCCGCCTTCGACACCGCCGACCCGGCCGCCGACCTCGCCGCCGTCGGCGCGCTGTGCGAGGCCGCCGGCGCCACCCGGGTCGTCCCGGCCGAGGACGCCGCCGAGTCCGAACTGCTGCTCCAGGCGCGGCGGACGTCCCTGGTCGCCCTCGAAGCGGTCAAGGGCACGACGATGATCGACGACGTGTGCGTGCCCCGCTCCCGGCTCGGCGAGCTCATCGACGGCGTCGAACGCATCTCCGAGAAGCACCGGCTCACCATCGGCGTCGTCGCCCACGCGGGCGACGGCAACACCCACCCGACGGTCTGCTTCGACGCGGCGGACCCCGAGGAGTCCCGGCGGGCCCGCGAGTCCTTCGACGAGATCATGGCGCTCGGCCTGGAACTCGGCGGCACCATCACCGGCGAACACGGCGTGGGCGTCCTGAAGAAGGAGTGGCTGGCGCGCGAACTCGGCCCGGTGGGGGTGGAGATGCAGCGGGCCGTCAAGCGGGCCTTCGACCCGCTCGGCATCCTGAACCCGGGCAAGCTCTTCTGA
- a CDS encoding tetratricopeptide repeat protein: MDDKPRGPGGRIRRRVLLSSVAGCAVLGGVLVLLPSERAAEAPDPDAGARALAAVTSGVPAALPDLEVLVEERGRRLRRHPKDAESWAVLGAARLEQGRRLADPAYWSRAEKALRTSLKVRPEGNAPALRGLAALANVRRDYAGARRWGEAARKLEPKQWTTYPLLIEASAGLGDDEETGKLLDRLTELRSGPAVMARAAAVYRDLGWREDAAAQLSDAAAAAGEPAERAAYLEQAGQLAWERGDREDALRHFREAVRTDPDQRAAQAGQGRALAALGRTTEALGAYRAALARQPRPEYALELGELYESLGLRQAAEAQYALLRERVRLATAHGADEDLVLGRFEADHGDARAAVRRLRAQWERQPSTAVADALGWALHRAGRSEEALPFAVRATEGTEGGGVRSALYAYHRGMIEREVERYGAARRHLREALWINPYFSPLRVPRAKAALERLGEPSVLAGPEAS, translated from the coding sequence ATGGACGACAAGCCACGAGGGCCCGGCGGGCGGATCCGCCGTCGCGTGCTGCTCTCCTCGGTCGCCGGGTGCGCGGTGCTCGGCGGGGTGCTGGTGCTGCTGCCGTCGGAGCGCGCGGCCGAGGCGCCGGATCCGGACGCGGGTGCGCGGGCGCTCGCGGCGGTCACCAGCGGGGTGCCGGCCGCGCTGCCCGATCTGGAGGTGCTGGTCGAGGAACGCGGGCGGCGCCTGCGGAGGCACCCGAAGGACGCGGAGTCCTGGGCGGTGCTCGGGGCGGCCCGGCTGGAGCAGGGGCGGCGGCTGGCGGACCCGGCGTACTGGTCGCGGGCCGAGAAGGCGCTGCGCACCTCGCTGAAGGTGCGGCCGGAGGGGAACGCGCCGGCGCTGCGGGGCCTCGCGGCGCTGGCGAACGTGCGCCGGGACTACGCCGGGGCGCGCCGGTGGGGCGAGGCGGCGCGGAAGCTGGAGCCGAAGCAGTGGACGACGTATCCGCTGCTGATCGAGGCGTCCGCCGGGCTCGGTGACGACGAGGAGACGGGCAAGCTGCTGGACCGGCTGACCGAGCTGCGCTCCGGGCCCGCGGTGATGGCGCGGGCGGCGGCCGTGTACCGGGACCTGGGCTGGCGGGAGGACGCGGCGGCGCAGCTGTCCGACGCGGCGGCGGCCGCCGGGGAGCCGGCCGAGCGGGCGGCGTACCTGGAGCAGGCCGGGCAGCTGGCCTGGGAGCGCGGCGACCGCGAGGACGCGCTGCGGCACTTCCGGGAGGCGGTGCGGACCGACCCCGACCAGCGGGCGGCGCAGGCCGGGCAGGGCAGGGCGCTGGCGGCGCTGGGCCGGACGACGGAGGCGCTCGGCGCGTACCGGGCGGCGCTGGCCCGGCAGCCCCGGCCCGAGTACGCGCTGGAGCTGGGCGAGCTGTACGAGTCGCTGGGGCTGCGGCAGGCGGCCGAGGCGCAGTACGCCCTGCTGCGCGAGCGGGTCCGGCTGGCCACGGCGCACGGAGCCGACGAGGACCTGGTCCTGGGCCGGTTCGAGGCGGACCACGGGGACGCGCGGGCCGCGGTGCGGCGGCTGCGGGCCCAGTGGGAACGGCAGCCGTCGACGGCGGTGGCGGACGCGCTGGGCTGGGCGCTGCACCGGGCGGGCCGGTCCGAGGAGGCGCTGCCCTTCGCGGTGCGGGCGACGGAGGGGACCGAGGGCGGCGGGGTGCGCAGCGCGCTGTACGCGTACCACCGGGGCATGATCGAGCGGGAGGTGGAGCGGTACGGGGCGGCCCGGCGGCACCTGCGGGAGGCGCTGTGGATCAACCCGTACTTCTCGCCGCTGCGGGTGCCGCGGGCGAAGGCGGCGCTGGAGCGGCTGGGCGAGCCGTCCGTCCTGGCGGGGCCGGAGGCGTCCTGA
- a CDS encoding peptidase inhibitor family I36 protein gives MSVRTRIALLAGTAVLGGGLVLAPSAGASEEAGPTAVANTCNAGYYCVYWDADYGGREYLFGGDNSSWAQWAIFNDDSSSWNGGTSGMGVILYGDEGYSRQLGCLPRGRGWTQHRPNDDGESNKWTWNC, from the coding sequence ATGTCCGTTCGCACACGCATCGCGCTTCTGGCGGGCACGGCGGTTCTGGGCGGGGGTCTCGTCCTCGCCCCGAGTGCGGGAGCGTCCGAGGAGGCCGGGCCGACCGCCGTGGCGAACACCTGCAACGCGGGCTACTACTGCGTCTACTGGGACGCCGACTACGGCGGCAGGGAGTACCTGTTCGGGGGCGACAACTCCAGTTGGGCGCAGTGGGCCATCTTCAACGACGACTCGTCGTCCTGGAACGGCGGCACCTCCGGAATGGGCGTGATCCTCTACGGCGACGAGGGGTACAGCCGTCAGCTGGGCTGCCTGCCCCGGGGCAGGGGCTGGACCCAGCACCGGCCCAACGACGACGGCGAGAGCAACAAGTGGACGTGGAACTGCTGA